In Mycobacteriales bacterium, one DNA window encodes the following:
- the rfbA gene encoding glucose-1-phosphate thymidylyltransferase RfbA, with translation MKGIILAGGSGTRLHPVTRAVSKQLLPVFDKPMVYYPLSVLMLAGIREVLVISTPVDLPNFERLLGPGDDLGISLSYAVQEEPRGLADAFIVGRDFVGDDSVCLVLGDNIFHGHGLAELLQQSVRELEGCTLFGYPVHDPERYGVALADETGRLLSIEEKPAQPKSNLAVVGLYFYDNRVLDLAAALAPSARGEIEITDLNNRYLEMGAARLVNLGRGMAWLDTGTQDSLLEAAQYVQVLQHRQGVQIACVEEVAYRMGYIDLDRLERLGAAMGKSSYGAYVTDLARRERR, from the coding sequence GTGAAAGGGATCATCCTGGCCGGTGGGAGCGGTACCCGGCTGCACCCGGTGACGCGTGCGGTGTCCAAACAGCTGCTGCCGGTCTTCGACAAGCCGATGGTCTACTACCCGCTCTCGGTGCTGATGCTGGCCGGCATCCGCGAGGTGCTGGTGATCTCGACTCCGGTCGACCTGCCCAACTTCGAGCGGCTGCTCGGGCCGGGCGACGACCTCGGCATCTCCCTGTCCTACGCCGTGCAGGAGGAGCCGCGCGGGCTGGCCGACGCGTTCATCGTCGGGCGGGACTTCGTCGGCGACGACAGCGTCTGCCTGGTGCTCGGCGACAACATCTTCCACGGGCACGGGCTGGCCGAGCTCCTGCAGCAGTCGGTGCGCGAGCTCGAAGGGTGCACGCTGTTCGGCTACCCGGTGCACGATCCCGAGCGCTACGGCGTCGCACTCGCCGACGAGACCGGCCGGCTGCTCTCGATCGAGGAGAAGCCGGCCCAGCCGAAGTCGAACCTCGCCGTCGTCGGCCTCTACTTCTACGACAACCGGGTGCTCGACCTCGCCGCCGCGCTCGCCCCCTCGGCCCGTGGCGAGATCGAGATCACCGACCTGAACAACCGCTACCTGGAGATGGGCGCCGCGCGGCTGGTCAACCTCGGCCGCGGCATGGCCTGGCTCGACACCGGCACGCAGGACAGCCTGCTCGAGGCGGCGCAGTACGTGCAGGTGCTGCAGCACCGGCAGGGCGTGCAGATCGCCTGCGTCGAAGAAGTCGCCTATCGCATGGGCTACATCGACCTCGACCGGCTCGAGCGGCTCGGCGCCGCGATGGGCAAGTCGTCGTACGGCGCCTACGTCACCGACCTGGCCCGCCGCGAACGCCGCTGA
- a CDS encoding SpoIIE family protein phosphatase, which translates to MTTGDGDVVESFFEALLDDDAQALYERAPCGYLSTTPDGTIIKANQTFLTLTGYPREAVVGRKRFAEMLTAGGRLYHETHFAPMLRMQGSAREIALELLCADGSRLPVLINSVLESDSAGNPVVIRTAVFDASHRRRYEQELLREKERAEASEARATTLARTLQQTLIPPNVPRIEGLELAAEYRPAGDGSEVGGDFYDIFQAADDEWVVAIGDVCGKGVDAAVVTALARHTLRAAVAQDPSPAWALSLLNDALHRAETDRFCTAGILRFRRTNGDWRVSSCSAGHPLPLHVTRGGAVQAVGRGGTVLGVMDELELPETVIDLARGDALVVYTDGVTEARTPSGEFFGEARLLARVGSAHRAGANISSSLLEDVLHFQAGVARDDIAIVAVRVP; encoded by the coding sequence ATGACGACCGGCGACGGCGACGTCGTCGAGAGCTTCTTCGAGGCTCTCCTCGACGACGACGCCCAGGCGCTCTACGAGCGGGCGCCGTGCGGCTACCTGTCGACGACTCCCGACGGGACGATCATCAAGGCGAACCAGACCTTCCTGACGCTCACCGGCTATCCGCGCGAGGCCGTCGTCGGCCGCAAGCGGTTCGCTGAGATGTTGACGGCCGGCGGCCGGCTCTACCACGAGACCCACTTCGCCCCCATGCTGCGCATGCAAGGCAGCGCGCGAGAGATCGCTCTCGAGCTGCTCTGCGCGGACGGTAGTCGGCTGCCCGTGTTGATCAACTCGGTGCTCGAGAGCGACAGCGCGGGCAATCCCGTCGTCATCCGGACCGCGGTCTTCGACGCCTCACATCGTCGGCGCTACGAACAGGAGCTGCTCCGCGAAAAGGAGCGCGCCGAGGCCTCCGAGGCGCGCGCCACGACCTTGGCGCGCACGCTGCAGCAGACGCTCATCCCGCCGAACGTGCCGCGCATCGAGGGCTTGGAACTGGCGGCGGAGTACCGGCCCGCGGGTGACGGCAGCGAGGTGGGTGGCGACTTCTACGACATCTTCCAAGCGGCCGACGACGAGTGGGTAGTCGCCATCGGTGACGTCTGCGGAAAGGGCGTCGACGCTGCGGTGGTCACTGCCTTGGCGAGGCACACGCTGCGGGCTGCCGTCGCGCAGGACCCTTCCCCCGCGTGGGCGCTGTCGTTGCTCAACGACGCGCTCCACCGGGCGGAGACCGACCGGTTCTGCACGGCGGGCATCCTGCGCTTCCGTCGCACCAACGGCGATTGGCGCGTGTCGTCTTGCTCCGCGGGGCATCCGTTGCCGTTGCACGTGACGCGGGGCGGCGCGGTGCAGGCCGTCGGCCGCGGCGGCACCGTGCTCGGCGTGATGGACGAGCTGGAGCTGCCGGAGACCGTGATCGATCTGGCCCGCGGCGATGCGCTGGTCGTCTACACCGATGGCGTCACCGAGGCGCGTACGCCGTCGGGGGAGTTCTTCGGTGAGGCGCGGCTGCTCGCCCGGGTCGGTTCCGCCCACCGGGCCGGCGCGAACATCTCCTCGTCGTTGCTCGAGGACGTCCTTCATTTCCAGGCGGGCGTCGCCCGAGACGACATCGCCATAGTCGCGGTTCGCGTCCCCTGA
- a CDS encoding alpha/beta hydrolase, whose product MAKPEQHNVHLSGPVGAPCMLFAHGYGCDQNMWRFIVPRFEDRYRIVLFDHIGAGGSDLSAYDPQRYSSLDGYAADIIELCEALDLHDVIFVGHSVSAVIGVLAAETAPALFSSLVLVTPSPRYIDDDGYVGGFSRDDIDELLASLDSNYLGWSSAIAPVIMGRPDRLDLAQELEDSFCRTDPDIARRFAHVTFLSDNRADLGRVDTPALVLQCTDDAIAPVSVGEYVRDHMPNATMVMLDATGHCPHLSAPQECADAIERFLDAATVPG is encoded by the coding sequence ATGGCGAAGCCCGAACAGCACAACGTGCACCTGTCTGGACCGGTGGGGGCGCCCTGCATGCTGTTCGCGCACGGCTACGGGTGCGACCAGAACATGTGGCGGTTCATCGTGCCGAGGTTCGAGGATCGCTACCGCATCGTGCTCTTCGACCACATCGGCGCCGGAGGATCCGACCTCAGCGCTTATGACCCGCAGCGGTACTCCAGCCTCGACGGCTACGCCGCAGACATCATCGAGCTGTGCGAGGCGCTCGACCTGCACGACGTCATCTTCGTCGGTCACTCGGTGTCGGCCGTCATCGGTGTTCTCGCAGCCGAGACCGCGCCTGCGCTGTTCAGCTCGTTGGTCTTGGTGACCCCGTCACCCCGCTACATCGACGACGACGGATACGTGGGCGGCTTCAGCCGCGACGACATCGACGAGCTGCTGGCGTCGCTGGACAGCAACTATCTCGGCTGGTCCTCGGCGATCGCTCCGGTGATCATGGGTCGGCCGGACCGGCTGGATCTCGCGCAGGAGCTGGAGGACAGCTTCTGCCGCACCGACCCCGACATCGCCCGCCGTTTCGCGCACGTCACGTTCCTCTCCGACAACCGGGCGGATCTGGGCCGCGTCGACACCCCGGCGCTGGTCCTGCAGTGCACCGACGACGCGATCGCGCCGGTCTCGGTCGGCGAGTACGTCCGTGACCACATGCCGAACGCCACGATGGTCATGCTGGACGCGACCGGACACTGCCCGCACCTGTCGGCCCCGCAAGAGTGCGCGGACGCCATCGAACGGTTCCTGGACGCGGCGACGGTCCCAGGATGA
- a CDS encoding nitroreductase family protein, with amino-acid sequence MDEAPLSLPEDTVGLLEGIATTRAIRRFRAEPVPDEALSLMLFAATRAPSGSNRQPFRFLVLRDGERAAQAKSLIGTAARAVWAAKAKAEHYDEGSARVPDSPKARLAATMTRFVEEFESVPVLVLPCLVRYRPPTSTEGASVYPACQNLLLAARALGYGGVLTGWHQPVEPQLRALLDVPDDVLLAGAIALGRPEGRHGPVRRRPVAELVYDDGWGCSAPWAHDPPGTRFAAAGPPRSRVSGNRSNGA; translated from the coding sequence ATGGACGAGGCGCCGCTTTCGCTGCCCGAGGACACCGTCGGCCTGCTCGAGGGGATCGCGACCACGCGCGCCATCCGCCGGTTCCGAGCGGAGCCGGTGCCCGACGAGGCGCTGTCGCTCATGCTGTTTGCGGCGACCCGCGCACCGAGCGGCTCGAACCGCCAACCGTTCCGCTTCCTGGTGCTGCGCGACGGCGAACGAGCAGCGCAGGCGAAGTCGTTGATCGGCACCGCCGCGCGCGCGGTCTGGGCGGCGAAGGCCAAGGCCGAGCATTACGACGAGGGCAGCGCACGCGTCCCCGACAGCCCGAAGGCGCGGCTGGCCGCGACGATGACCCGCTTTGTCGAGGAGTTCGAGTCGGTGCCGGTCCTCGTGCTGCCCTGCCTCGTGCGTTACCGCCCGCCCACGTCTACCGAGGGCGCGTCGGTCTACCCGGCCTGCCAGAACCTGCTGCTCGCGGCCCGCGCGCTCGGCTACGGCGGGGTGCTGACCGGCTGGCACCAGCCGGTCGAGCCGCAGCTGCGCGCGCTGCTCGACGTCCCCGACGACGTGCTGCTCGCCGGTGCGATCGCCCTCGGACGGCCGGAGGGGCGGCACGGGCCGGTGCGTCGGCGGCCGGTCGCCGAGCTGGTGTACGACGACGGGTGGGGCTGCTCGGCACCGTGGGCGCACGATCCGCCAGGGACCCGGTTCGCGGCCGCCGGACCGCCGAGGTCGCGCGTTTCCGGCAACCGGAGCAACGGCGCGTAG
- the gdhA gene encoding NADP-specific glutamate dehydrogenase produces MAVLDEKLEPIYQEVLRRNQGELEFHQAVREVLDSLGPVVSKRPEYVDAAMIERICEPERQIIFRVPWVDDADAIRINRGFRVEFNSALGPYKGGLRFHPSVYLGIIKFLGFEQIFKNALTGMPIGGAKGGSDFDPHGRSDREIMRFCQSFMTELYRHLGEYTDVPAGDIGVGERELGYLFGQYKRITNRFESGTLTGKGIAWGGAQVRKEATGYGTVFFVEEMLRTRGEDLDGKRVVVSGSGNVAIYAIEKVHQRGGTVVACSDSDGYVVDEKGIDVDLLKEVKEVERGRVRDYAERRGHAHFQAGGSIWDVPCDVALPSATQNELTGKDAEQLVRGGCRAVAEGANMPSTSEAVHVFLEAGVLFGPGKAANAGGVATSALEMQQNASRDSWSFAHTEERLAEIMSGIHQRCAETAEEYGAPGNYVLGANVAGFIRVADAMLALGLI; encoded by the coding sequence ATGGCGGTCCTGGACGAGAAGCTCGAGCCGATCTACCAGGAGGTGCTGCGGCGCAACCAGGGCGAGCTGGAGTTCCACCAGGCGGTGCGCGAGGTGCTCGACAGCCTCGGCCCGGTGGTGTCGAAACGGCCGGAGTACGTGGATGCCGCGATGATCGAGCGGATCTGCGAGCCCGAGCGTCAGATCATCTTCCGGGTGCCGTGGGTCGACGACGCCGACGCGATCCGCATCAACCGCGGCTTCCGGGTGGAGTTCAACTCCGCGCTCGGCCCCTACAAGGGCGGGCTGCGGTTCCACCCGTCGGTCTACCTCGGGATCATCAAGTTCCTGGGCTTCGAGCAGATCTTCAAGAACGCGCTGACCGGCATGCCGATCGGCGGCGCCAAAGGCGGCTCCGACTTCGACCCGCACGGCCGGTCCGACCGGGAGATCATGCGGTTCTGCCAGTCGTTCATGACCGAGCTCTACCGGCACCTCGGCGAGTACACCGACGTGCCGGCGGGCGACATCGGGGTCGGCGAGCGGGAGCTCGGCTACCTGTTCGGCCAGTACAAGCGCATCACCAACCGCTTCGAGTCCGGCACGCTGACCGGCAAGGGCATCGCCTGGGGCGGCGCGCAGGTGCGCAAGGAGGCCACCGGCTACGGCACGGTGTTCTTCGTCGAGGAGATGCTGCGCACCCGCGGGGAGGACCTCGACGGCAAGCGGGTCGTCGTCTCCGGGTCGGGCAACGTCGCGATCTACGCGATCGAGAAGGTGCACCAACGGGGCGGCACGGTCGTCGCCTGCTCCGACTCCGACGGCTACGTCGTCGACGAGAAGGGCATCGACGTCGACCTGCTGAAGGAGGTCAAGGAGGTCGAGCGGGGCCGGGTGCGTGACTACGCCGAGAGGCGCGGCCACGCGCACTTCCAGGCGGGCGGCAGCATCTGGGACGTGCCGTGTGACGTGGCACTGCCCTCGGCCACCCAGAACGAGCTGACCGGCAAGGACGCCGAGCAGCTGGTGCGGGGCGGCTGCCGGGCCGTCGCGGAGGGGGCCAACATGCCGTCCACGTCGGAGGCGGTGCACGTCTTCCTCGAAGCCGGCGTGCTGTTCGGCCCCGGCAAGGCGGCCAACGCCGGCGGGGTCGCGACCAGCGCGCTGGAGATGCAGCAGAACGCCAGCCGCGACTCCTGGTCCTTCGCACACACCGAGGAGCGGCTCGCCGAGATCATGTCCGGCATCCACCAGCGCTGCGCCGAAACCGCCGAGGAGTACGGCGCTCCCGGCAACTACGTCCTCGGCGCCAACGTCGCGGGTTTCATCCGCGTTGCGGACGCCATGCTCGCCCTCGGCCTGATCTGA